The Candidatus Margulisiibacteriota bacterium genome includes a window with the following:
- a CDS encoding DUF134 domain-containing protein, which translates to MVRPKCCRLTGCLPDINYYKPKGMPAAPLEEVVLYLDEYEAIKLADFEGLYQEEAAEKMKISRQTFGRIIESAHKKIADVLIHGKALKIERGEKNTKN; encoded by the coding sequence ATGGTAAGACCGAAATGTTGCAGGCTAACGGGCTGTCTGCCCGATATTAATTATTACAAACCAAAGGGTATGCCGGCTGCTCCGTTAGAGGAAGTTGTTCTTTATCTGGATGAGTATGAGGCTATAAAACTTGCTGATTTTGAAGGTTTATACCAGGAAGAGGCTGCGGAAAAAATGAAGATTTCGCGGCAGACTTTCGGTCGTATCATAGAGTCGGCGCACAAAAAAATAGCCGATGTGTTGATACACGGTAAAGCATTGAAGATTGAAAGAGGAGAAAAAAACACGAAAAATTGA
- a CDS encoding SHOCT domain-containing protein gives MYMYDWARPWFYHHYYGGGVFMGLILIVLVLVVIYFIYNERKTVTGDKETPETILKKEYAKGSISKEVYLEKLKDLKS, from the coding sequence ATGTATATGTATGACTGGGCAAGACCCTGGTTCTATCATCACTACTATGGAGGAGGTGTGTTTATGGGCTTGATACTTATAGTACTTGTACTGGTGGTAATTTACTTCATCTATAATGAGAGAAAGACTGTAACAGGAGATAAAGAAACTCCGGAAACAATCTTGAAGAAAGAATATGCCAAAGGCAGCATCAGTAAAGAAGTGTATCTGGAAAAGCTGAAGGACCTGAAAAGCTAG
- a CDS encoding NifB/NifX family molybdenum-iron cluster-binding protein, with protein MKIALPTIDNKIDDHFGHCEYFTIYSVNNREIISEAVIKSPEGCGCKSNIAQTLAESGVEVMLAGNMGEGAVNVLGSHGIKVLRGCSGNVKEVAENWLNGKLQDSGDVCHQHECH; from the coding sequence ATGAAAATAGCATTACCTACAATTGATAACAAGATAGATGATCACTTCGGCCACTGCGAATATTTTACAATATATTCGGTTAACAACCGGGAAATAATCTCCGAAGCTGTGATCAAATCCCCGGAAGGATGCGGCTGCAAATCCAATATAGCCCAGACCCTGGCCGAGTCCGGAGTAGAGGTAATGTTGGCCGGGAATATGGGCGAGGGTGCTGTTAATGTACTGGGCAGCCATGGAATAAAAGTTTTACGCGGTTGCTCGGGTAATGTTAAGGAAGTCGCGGAAAATTGGCTTAATGGCAAACTTCAGGATTCAGGAGATGTATGTCACCAACACGAGTGTCATTAA
- a CDS encoding 4Fe-4S binding protein: MSLSVEVDRCPQNHPCPAIRVCPVGALSQKGFAAPDIDKEKCIDCGKCVRFCPMGALVSRKK; this comes from the coding sequence ATGAGCCTTAGCGTTGAAGTTGATCGCTGTCCGCAAAACCATCCCTGCCCGGCCATAAGAGTGTGCCCGGTGGGAGCATTGTCTCAGAAAGGGTTCGCAGCACCGGATATTGACAAAGAAAAATGTATAGATTGCGGAAAATGTGTAAGATTTTGTCCGATGGGTGCACTGGTTTCACGAAAAAAATAA